In Lonchura striata isolate bLonStr1 chromosome 3, bLonStr1.mat, whole genome shotgun sequence, the sequence TTGAAAACATGAAATGTGTTTCAGCAACAGGATGTTGCAAAATTTCCAAAGTTCTTGCAGGAGCTCCCCAACTATTGTTCATCTGACACTGTGGTTGTTCTCTGTAAACAGTCATTTAGCCTGGTGTCTTAGGAGATGTTTAGATGCAAGATAACTTAGAAGGCAAATAGTTCCACTGACTCTGCAAAAATCTATAATAAAAGGACTGCAGTTTTAAAACAAGCCATTTTGCttagaaaatcacagaatggggaGTCCCAGTGGTGCAgagagccaaaaaaaaaaaaaaaaaaaaaaaaaaaaaaaatctgagcatCCCTTTTAGCTTTCTATatggatattttaaaattgtttcatAGAGAGAGGTGGTTCCAACAACCTGGTGAAGGGAAATTCAACTTTGCAATCATGACCTAAATATAAACAGCAaacacagctggggttttctcCCTAAATGTAAAGAGTGCTCTGGATTGGGTCTAATTCCCATTCATGTGTAAATGCTCCACCAGTTTCAGAGAGATTGGATATTGGATCAGGCCTTCGCTctacaaataatataaaaatcccACTGTGGGGGACAGATTCCCTCCTTCCTTGGAACTAAGAAGAACTTTACTATTGGCTTCAAAGGGGCCAGACTATCCTACCAGGAATGGGAGCAGAGATTGTGGGAATGGGAGCAGAGATTGTGCACCACCACATAGTACAAGCCTTGAATTCACTAAAATCCATTTGTAGATTTTTGATGCCCTAGTTCCTGCCTCAGTAGTACAAAGAAATTACCCTGAGTCTCAGTCTCAAACAAGGCATCAGTTATTAAGGACAGTATAACCCTGttttccctctgtcccttgcCCTTCCACTGCTGCTGGATTAAGCTACAGCTCTCAAATCTCCATATAATGCTGGCAAGGTTTTTTCAAGTAGTTATTTATATCCATGTGCATACCTTTGCAATAGAAACACCCCCTTATTCAATGGTGAATGTATTTGTTATAACATCCTGCCATGCTATGGGTTAAATCTGTAACAGTTTTCACTAAAAAAAGTCCTCATTCAGAACTGCAAAAATAACCAGACCACCCAACAAGTCAAAAGAACATGCAGAGAGACACACACAAGTGAAATACCATTTACAAAGTCAGGCAGGGATCCCAAGAGATCCCAAGAGATACACAAagctttttttcaaaattacttcAGACGTTTTTAATACAGGCAGTATATTTAAAAGGCAGATTGCTTCCAGTTTACAGGACCCATTATGCAACCACAGAGCATAAACATTAATGAATTATGTTCCCAAGGAACCCAGAATAACCATTTCTTTTCCCAGcgcttaatttttaaaaggttgtGGATATTTATGCCTAATACtacttttttaatttcaaaagttcattttgttctcatgtttattttctgcttgAGCTTACTGCACCTAACCTGATTTTAGGATTACTGCCTCTTTGGGTACTGACATCAAAGCCATTAAGGTGTTTCTGGTCAACAACCTGATCTGGTTTGTACAGAAACAATAAACTAGTGCTGCTTTCATGTGaggttttaaaaaatcaggCACAGGACAGAACTTAAAATACATATGGCTACAAGGGCCACTGTCTAAAGCTAGGAACACCAATTGATGCTCAATATTATTGCAGCGCTGAAGCAATCCATTGagtgaatataaaaataaaatcctaaatCTTAAAGATCTGAAAGACGTGAATTATTGGTAAAGTGGTTTTGCctctatttttttccatgcagcTGATTAGCTGCCAATACATAAGTGGAGTTTTAAAAGTGGTATCAACAGTATATCTCcagggaattatttttttaggaaattaataaattacattGACATCTGCTTATGGATTAGTAAAGTTCTGATACTTTCCTGTTTATTTTGGGAGTGTGGCTTAAGGTAATGGGTTTATAAAGCAGTAAAAGACAGTAAAAACTATTTAGCCTGTTTATATCACGCTGGGTGAGAGTGGGAATTGTATTTtggtgctttttattttatgttatggATGACTTTGGAGGAATTTGTCAGGGGAGGAAGCAATCCAGCTGGTCATTTGGGATGCTTTATTACACAAGACCCCATTTTACACAGACCCCCTTCCAGTCAGCGCCTGTTGGCACTTGAGGACAGCACTGATCAAACATCGACACTACGTGGTACAAACCCCACCAGGTCACTTACTCTTTCACTTCTTTGGAGCTGAAGTCCAGATATCTGTTGCTGATCCACTGGATTTCGAACCAATCTTTGTAGCCGTTGTTGCCACAGCACTTGAACTCAATCTGGAGCATGTCGATGGTCTTCTTCATGAAGCATCTTCCGGGGGTGTCCGTGTCCCGGTAGAACTTCATGCCGTTCTTGAGCCCCTGGGCCAGGGTGCTCTCCAGAGAGCCCCTCATGAGAAAGCAAATCAGAGCCACGAAGAAAATGAGCATGTTAAAGACGCAGCATAGTGCCAGGTATGGTTTCAGCAAAGGCTTCCACTTGGCAAATTTAGCGGGATCCAGAGAATCGTAACAAATTTTTCCAGCAAAACCATTGAAGGCGCAGGATAATATACCCATCAATATCAAAGAATTGGGCACAAAATGGCTTTCAGAATTGTCCATCACTTCGCTTCGCTTCCGGAGCTCAATTTTGAGGAACAATCCCATGCTAAAAACAAGGATTCCAGCGAACACCGAAAACCAGTTCATGAGCCATAGTCCCTGTGCTAGTTTTACCCGTTTCTTCTGATTGAATTTGACTTTCAGAAGTGCCATCTTTGTAGTGGGAGATGTTGGAAGATTTCACAGCCTGGACCCCTCTTGTCAGCGTAAGCAACTGGAGGCAGAACCATTCAGGCGCTGGAAGAGATCCCAAAGAGCACGTTGGGAAGCAAGCTGCTGCACAGTCCTTCCATCTTGAAGACCCCGGGTTAGGATTCAAGTAAGTAAAATATTCAAAGGTCCCAATTAACAATGTCACATTAGTGAGAATAATGGGCAATTAGCACCTACAACTATTTCTGGTGGTTTCTTCCAAGCAAAGGAGAAACACTCTCAAGGTTTCAAATGATTTGATCTGGATCTGCAAGACGTCATTCTAATACCTTTAATCATTTGATCCAATTTGGAGAAATGTCTGTCAACAGATGAGTGGAAGTAATCCCTCATTTTACTATTTAGTAGATTTGTGCTCTCCTATGATAGGCTGCTGGATGGAATATGAAACCCCAGAGATATAAAAAGTTCTTTGTTGCCAGAAGAATATGGAACCTGtgagggaaaaggaagagggcttttaaaaaaagatttaaaaaggCTGCTTGTATACAAACATACACTTCCCCACCATGATCCCAATATATTTGTATCTACAGCCAGACCTACATTCTAGTCCTTATCCTTCTGTGTTGACTTGAGATGATATCCCGTGGCTTATGTATTCTGAAAGCAGATAAGCGTGTAGTTTATGGTGACCTAAAACAACTAAGCTTGGCATTTTCTGTTTACTTCCAGGGCTTGTACAACTCTGGGTCTTGGCAGGAGAGcgggagaaaggaaaagtgcAGAGAAACTCAATAAATAAACCCTGGGCTGAAATCTAGAGGTGCTTTTATAAAAAGTGAGCTGGCATGAGCAGCTTACTGGATAATCGCCGGGCTAGGgcggggagcagggctgcccaAGGAGACCCACCCGGGAGCTTACATCAGGGAGGAATTCAACtcagcagctggagagggaccttGGAGATGTATCTGAGTGCAAGGGAGGCGTCCCGGGGGTCCTCTGGCTCTGCCGAAGGACCTCAGCTGGCTCTGCTttcaggctgggcagaggggaggACACGTCCCCTCCTGCGGCTGCCGCCTCCTCCTTGGGGCACTCAGCGGTGCCAGGCAAGCGAAAATGTTCCTGCAGGAGTGGGAGGGCGTGGGTGCTAATGCTGCAGGGGAGAAAGGAGCAACCCCAGaagagggactgggaggattttctcttccctgtcaaccagacctgctgctgccaccacccaagtccctgggagcatcctCTAGTGGCTGCCCGCAGCATGGCCACCAGTCCccggggacagagaggggaggggatgTGCTAGGAGGAAGGCAAGtgtgaaaaataataacagaaataatttaaaagccCAAGCACTGAAAAATAACGTTTTGATGGTCTGCAGCTCTGTGGTACCATGGATGCTTCTCATTTACCATTTGAGATCCTGGAATGCTGAAGGCTCCTTCAGGAAGGACAAAAGCTGGCAACTCACTGCTTCTTCCTGTCCTGATAGAAGGTTTTTGTGGTGGACCTTTTTTAGCACATCCTGGTGCTACTGCACTGAGCTGGAGGGCAGCTGgtaactgggtttttttctaaagcAAGCCTGGTGGTTTGCATTGCTGCTGCCCTTGCTGGCAAAGAGTGAGTGTGTAAGATGAGAGGGAAGGTGATTATCCATCAGGGACTATTCTCTCCTCTTGCTGTGAAGTGCACGAGAAATGCTGTTTCTTGAGAGAACCAATTCATAGTTTTGTGCAATAAGTAATGGCTCTGAAAGAACATCTCTCCTGGCAAAATATCTCACAACCAATGTAGCACATGTTGTATTTCACTGACTCTTTCATGTCTCAGCTAAGAGACTTGAGTTTGGAAAATGTATTTATCTGGCAGCCTGGAGTGAAATTTTAGATAAAGGAACTTGAAACCATTTCCTTTCTTGTCAGTGATGACAGTGGAACTGTAATTAGAGTGGAAAATAATTCTGTACCAGTCTGCAGGTCATGAGGATATACAATGAAATActtcctgcccacagcagatgtaagcctggtgctgctctggaTATGGGTAATTTCGTATTCAGGAGTACAGAAGAATCTGAATATTTGTCATCTTAATAATTTAACATTTAGATACCCATGATAAATCTGATGCAGCAAAATCATGTAAGTGTATACACTACGGTGTTTCCACTAATTCAGGAATCAAAGTATTGAAGTAGAGCACACGGGACATGCTTCAGAGCTCACTGATCCCTCCGGATTTACTCTTCTGCCTATAACAAAGGAAACGGGAGGGGTCCTCATAAATCACTGCTAAATTGCTAGCTTTAGCTGGGAGATGATCAGTAAAAATCCCGGACCTGATGTTCAGGAAGGGACACTCACCTACTAATTACACCCTTGAGAATTCGGGTGGTACCTTTAAAGTCATTACGGAGAGCAATCAGCACCACCAAAAGAAGCCGGGTTAGGAAAAGCCTGATTATTTAAGTAGTTTTTCAACAGCTCAATACCAGCTGGGGACTTCAAGTGGCAAAAACTACCCCACCCATTAACCTGACTCGCCGCGCTTGGGGGTTTTAAAGGGGATTGGTTAACACTTTTTAAAGTGGGAATGAATAATACTTTTTAAAGTGGGAATGGATGCTTCCCCATTATCCCGGACACGGAGCAGACAAATCCCGTGCAAGCATCGGCACAAACTGGGCAGCCAAGACCTGCCTCTGGCAGAGCAGCCTGCGGGAGACGAAGGCGATGCGGGATCATCCAGAAGCGTTTTggggtttaaaaaaagaaagctctTTTTGCCTGGCAtctgcttttcttaaaaaagtTTTTTCTTGGCTGCGATTCGTCTTTAGTTTGGCACTTACTACCACTTCAAagagaaaatgctgaaaattgATCCATAGCAGATGAAAGCTAATTGCTGCAAGAATGTTTGAGTTAATGGTCTCCTCAGAGGTTGTCTGTTAAATTCAACTGTATAATTCATATGCTGAtattgggagaaaaaaaatggtagaataaaatattcaaatttttaTTGATGTCACGAATCTGTTCAACTTCAAAACCTAGTTAAAAATTATAATGTGTATGCATAACAATACAATATTGATACCTTTCCAAAATTTATGCTAACCTACATATAAGGTACAAACTTATCAGTTAAGAGAGAGGAATGTAAACTATTTAATCTGGTATTTTAAACAGtctgctgctcagccctggacCAATCTTAATTTTTCTATCTTCAGGGGTGTAagatataaaatacataaatgcCTAAACTATGGAAGTACCCTGgtaaaaagaataatttcctGGCTCAATCGTTCTttcacactgctctgtgctatCAAATGTGTGCCTTTCTGAAACTCTTTTTCaccccctttcctttccctagGAGTGGTTATATTTCACTGCAAGAATAATGATGTCTAGTTTTACCTTTGATGGGAAGCTATTGTGTAGAGAGGTTTGCTCACATACCCTCACttatggttttgctttcaattGTAACTCTGCGGTGTGAACAGGGACGCTCCTGAGGAGCAATGTGATAATGCTGTACCTCACTGTATGATTATCAGGTGGAGAAAAGGCTGAtttatggcttttttttaaCCTCCTTACACAGGAGGTAACTTGGTAGGCTACTATTGTTGTGGCATGTGAGGTGACTGCAGGTTCTGAGGCTGGAAACAGGCAAGTTCTAAATTCACTGCTGGGATTGTTGGAAATCCTGGGAAGGGTGATTTGATCTGCTGTACTCTGTGGCTCCTGCACTTTGCTGGGGTACACTGTGGGGGTTTTGGTGTGGTACTGCTCTGGGTAGAATTTGAGAATTTCAGCCATCATTCATGCAGTGGTGTGTAACATGTtcagaaaacacagcttttttttttgacctCCAAGATGGTCATTATGAGTATTTGTTTGTATTATTGTGATGCCTGGGATGTAGCATTCACTGATTATAAAATAAGAATTAGAaatcaaagtttatatttgcaGAACCAGGAAAGAAATATGTTGGGAATTAAAAGAAGCTTACAAAAAGCTCATTATAGTCATTACTGCTGGAAAACATCTCAGCACAACAGGTGGATCCCCCAGTCAGTCAGATAAATCAGATCATGACATGAatggaaatgctgaaatttcCCCAACttgcatagattttttttcttgctattcGTGTCTTTCCTTGTATGTGATGAAACTGGCTGTTTAGTAAAACCTGAAGCAATTCCAGGTAAAACCATGGAGATTTGAACTTTGTCAACATACAGCTATTGCATAAACAAGaaagtttgaaaaaaacaaTCCAAGCCTTGAAAAATATAATGCATAAAATTATGTAGAAAATTGTCTTATGCGTGTatttcttacctttttttttttttttcacaaaacaaTTCTACCACAGCTCATGTTAAAGTCTATTTAAATGAAAGAGAGCTGGCTGAAGAGAGAATGTAAATAACTCTATTTCTGTTCCTGATAGTCAGAGAAGCAGGGGCAGACAGAGGGAAATGCCTGGACTCAAAAGGGAACCGAGGGAGGGTTGATCCCTCTCAGGACAGACCTCtgggtgaggggatggccccatggaagcagcagcaaagctcctggctgcttctcTGGATGCAAATTTTGGTCTGTGCCACCCCTCAGTGCCTCGACAAATGGCAAAGCTCAAAGCTCGGTGGCCTGAAAAGTGGCCTCAGTTTTCTCCCATGGCTTCAATGCTGTGTGTCTTCAcataaaattgttttatttcctccacagacacacacaggaGCTTTACAATGCTGAGTAACAGCCCTGTGGGGGACTAAGGAATTCTCACTGGCCTTAAAGATTTTGGTGAGGCCACTGGCTGGAGGAGGCCTGTCCAACTAGACTGTCTTTCAAATATGTTTGAAGCAGGACTGCTTTCCTGACTCCCCATGGAATATGGTTCTGCAACTCAATGCACCCCGCtatttttataaactttctGCCTGTTAGCTTCTCTTCAGGGCAAATTTGCACAAGGTTTGTGGTGCTGATGTTCTGTTATCCCATGTggcatttatttttcagcatttcttttcaGGCATTTCCAGGCATTTATTTTTCAACCCCTTGTGATGTCTAGCatcattaatttctttaaagtgCGTGGTTTTTAAAGAAGTTCCTGGTGGAAGTGCTGGCACTGTGATGCAGACCAGGGCTAGAATTCTTGGAATTCTTGAAGAGACTTTGTTCACTTCAGTTGTACATTATGCAGGGTGATTGCTAGCTGATT encodes:
- the PRPH2 gene encoding peripherin-2; its protein translation is MALLKVKFNQKKRVKLAQGLWLMNWFSVFAGILVFSMGLFLKIELRKRSEVMDNSESHFVPNSLILMGILSCAFNGFAGKICYDSLDPAKFAKWKPLLKPYLALCCVFNMLIFFVALICFLMRGSLESTLAQGLKNGMKFYRDTDTPGRCFMKKTIDMLQIEFKCCGNNGYKDWFEIQWISNRYLDFSSKEVKDRIKSNVDGRYLVDGVPFSCCNPSSPRPCIQYQVTNNSAHYSYDYQTEELNLWRRGCREALLNYYSGMMSSMGAVILLVWLFEMSVMVGLRLLHTSLESIANPEDPECESEGWVLENSLKDTFKSALENLKKLGKFNQVEAGAEGAEGEEGGKTPAITTVS